The Rhodohalobacter barkolensis genome includes the window TTTGGGTTTGCCCCACCACTTCTACTTCATAGTTTACTAACCCGGATTTGCCGTTAGCGTTTACTTCGTGGGTTTGTACTAAGGTGTGATAGTTTTCATCAAGGGGTAGTAATTGAAGAATGATATCTAACCAGTTAGAATCAAAATGATGGAGATTGAAGGAATTGTTAATGGTTATAACATCTCCTGATGAAGGAGTGTACTTTCCTGTTACAATTCCTTTTTCATAGTACAATTCGATTTTTCTGGCTTTATTTTTTGAATAATGAAATATCGGTTTCAAGCTTTGGTTTGTTGCTCTAACGCTGTCAAAATGCACCGGTTGATTAATTAGTCTCATCACTTGTATTCTTTCTACTTGCCCTTCTCTTTCCAGGAATTTTAACCGGTCATGCAAAGTGCCTAAAGAATCGCGTTTCTGATGGACCTGTAAATAAATATTGAAAGTAATATCATATTGCCGGAGCTTGGTATAATCCAGATTCCCGGAACCAGGAATGATTACAGATTTCGCTGAATCTGTAGTTTGCGATTGCGCGGAATACGAGCATAACAAACACATTAACAAGAGGGTGAACCGGGCAAAAATTTTATGATCTCTTATAGCATAAAGAAATATCATGATGATGTATTGTTGTTACGATTAATGGACGAACGTTTTGATGAAATAAATGACTCCACCCCTCTTTTTTTAGCAGTACTTAGTACTGGAAAGTATAATTGAACTTGGCTTGCAGGGAGTGAATTTCAACGGGATCATTCAAGTGGAGCTGTTCAAAAGGTGTATTGTTTTGTCCAAACCTGTAGACCAGAAATAAGTCGGAGCCATCTGCAATATTGAAGCGAAATCTTGCAAATGAAGAGGTTACATTGGTTAAGCTGTTGTATTGGGCTAATCCTGATATTGAGATATTGGGTGCCGGTTTAACATCCAGTCTTCCACGTAACAACAGGCTGCGATATAACTGGCCGCGCTCCTCAAAGTTTATGTTGTAGTATTCCATATCACCGGATAGCTCAAAATTAGGATTGATACTCCATTCCGGAGAAATGACCGTGCCTACTCCTTTGCCGTCAAAAAAACCTCCCACCGATGTAGAAGCGTCCAGACGTAAGCGACTGCCCTTTGAGGTAGAAAATTTGACAAATACCTCTTCGAATCCATATTGCCCGGCGGGGATAGAGACCCGTTCAGAAAGGTTATATCCGGTTGTCAGATGTTCTGTCTGATGTTTGACGCCAAACTGAATCACAAAACCGGATTTGAACGAAGTATAATTTTTGATTAAAATCGACGAGCTTTCCATTTTATTAGACGTATTTCCGACATATATATGGGCATCTGTTATCAGCTGGGATTTTTGGATAAAAGAATGTTTCGGTGCCTCCCAGCCGTAGGCGATACGATCACCGTATCGGGTAAAATCAGTGCGATCAACAAAACCCAGTCCAGGATTGTAACTTTGTCCCATCCTGTTGATTGAAAACTTGTAGAAAAAGCCGATGTAGGATTTGCGTTCAGCTTTAATCAGCATATTAGTATTGTTGAGCCAACCACGCGTATAACCGGATGAATCTGGATCATCAAAGGTATGACTATATCGACCGGTAATGAACAGATCCCGGTCTCCTTCCCAGACCATATCCACTCCATAAGCCAGGTTATAAACATTCGATTGCGATACCCGGGAAGTGGACATAAAACCGACATAAGTAGAACGATCGTCACTTAAATTTCTACGGACCCGAATCACACCGAAGCTTTCGCCTTCGTTACCATATTTTGGGGCCGACTGCAAACTCAGTGCGCCGATATCCCAGCGCCCGGCACGTCCTGTCAGCCGAACTCCGCCATCAATAGGCACGTCTCTGCCTTCATCCGTTAGGCCAATACGCCGGCTGTAAAAAAGATTGGTTGGACCGCCGGTATTGAAGGAAAAAAGTCCGGCACGTTCCTGGAAAAAGGTGCGTTTCTCTTCCCGGTGGAGCGGAAAGCGGGTCAAATTTATTTGCTGATTGTCATCTTCGACATGGGCGAAGTCGGTATTGACTGTAGCATCGAGTGTAAAATTTGAGGATAACTTGTATTTGGCATCAATACCAATATTCGGCGAAAACTGGCCATGATTATCACCACTGTTTAACTGCTCATGGTCATACCCGCCTAAAAAATAAGGGGTAACAAATAACGGCTTTGATTTAGTGCCGATATCTGTATTGAAGCTAAAGGCAGCCGTTTTCGAGGGTTTAAAATAGCTGTCATTGCCATAATCATTGCTGATCAACGGGTACGTATCAAATTCGTTGTTATCAGCCGAATACTTCCACACTGATAATCCTGCAACAACTTTTCCATCTTTCTTTTGATATTGCAAACTGCTCAGCGGTATGCGCATTTCAAAAGACCAATACGTATCCTCTCGATTTACTTTGACTGTCCAAAAGGTATTCCAATTCAGATTCTTGGAAAATTCGGCATCATCAGTAACGGCAAGATCGGTTTTATTGCCGGAAGGAGAAGTTATAAATACGTTCGCGCTCTTTTTGTCATTATACCCGTCTATTACCACCCCAAAAAGATCAGAACTGTAATCCAGGTCATCCCGGCTAAGCTGTCGGTCATTTATATCAGACGAGTTATACTTAAAATATCCGCCTACGTATATAGCATTGCCGCTGTGGGCTACTTTAACGGTAGTTTCAGTCGAAGGGGGATTTCCATAAATCGGCTGACTCATTTTCAATGGGAGCGTATGAGCTGATTTCCAAAAACGCTCATCCAAACTTCCGTCAATAGTAACTGCATCACTGACATACGGTATGGAAGTTGTTTGCGGATCATTTTTTGCTTGGATTGATGCAGTTAGTATGAATCCCAGCAGTTGAATTAATACAAAAAACATAAATCTGAAAGAGAATAACATGCGTGTAATATATTATTGTAGATATTTGGTCATGATTCGAAATAGAGACGAATCAATGTTTGAAAAGACGAAAATTCAGACTCTTTTATTTCGTCTGTAGAAAGGTATCAGGTGACCAAATGGGGCGAAAGGAGAATGGGATGTATGACAACGATTTGGGGTGCCACACAAGCTTTTGTGATAAATAACAAGGATTAGCTACTCAGCACAGCATCAAAGGAATGGATGTAACTTCTCGAAACCGGGATAACTTCTTCCAAACCGTCAATTGTTAATCGATATCCCTGGGCATTGCCTTGTACAGAAGTGATATAATCAATATTAATGAGAAAAGAACGATGCACCCGTATAACATTTTTAAACGGGCGGAGCTGTTTTTCTATTCTCTTGAGTGTGTTTCGTTTTATATATCTGTTGATATTTTTCTGTTCATCTTTCAGGTAAAATTCCACATAATTTCCATCAACACGAGCAAAAATAAAATCCGCAATATCAAAACTGATTATATCTTGCTCGCTTTCAGCTTCAATAGTTACCGATTGTGATTTGGGTTGGCGTATTGAGGTATTAATTTCGTGTACCACAGTATCCCAGTCAGAAGCTTTGTGGGAAGTAGAAAGAACCAGGTAAACCAAATTAACAAGTGTGAGCAGGCTGGCTACAAGAAAACCAAACAAGTAGCTATGGGTAATTTCTTCCAGCAGGTAATCGAGCGACAAATTTTGTGGATTAACATATACCAGCTCTCGCAAAAAGAAGTTAGCGATACCAATACTACATAAAATAACAGCCCACAATCCCAGCTCTTTTAGCACTGTCCACTTGCTTTCCTCGACAAATTTGGGCAAAAGTTTCTGAATTAAAATAATACTCAGGAAAAAAACGATACTGTCGACTACTCCGAATATTAAAGCAATAACCGCGAATGAAAACCTGTGCTCTTCATAGTTAATATCGAACGGTTTAAAAAGATACATGAAGAGGGGGATAATAATCGCCAGCACTAAAGCTATATTGAATACTCTTCTTATTGAATCGTAATAAAAGGGGTACGGTTGCTTTAGCTGAAATTTTTGTAAGAAATCCACTTGAATTAAATGAGTAAAAGATAGAATAAGTAAATATAAAGTTAATATACTGAATCGATTTTATATTGTTTTTTTATAGTCTGTGATAAACTTAAAGGGCTAAATATTCCATTATTTGTTTAATGAATTTTCCGGCAAACAAAACTTTCATTTCCCTTCCTTTCAACCGCTTAAACAGAAATCAGAATTGGTCTTTAAACATCATTAAAGTGCATTTTAAAGTATCTAAATGAAGACTTTTGCTTTCTTCCGGGCGTACATAGACGCACGATTTCAAAGCCATAATGTATTTACTTATAATATCTTATGGCTTTTTTATTTTTGGGTTGGTCCAACATTTTTCTTTAAGCGTGCCTGATTGCTTCAAATGTGCTTTATAAATATTCCGAAAAACATTTTGGTATCATAAAAAAACAGCGACTTGCTTTGCCACAAAGCCGCTGTTCTTCTTTCTTCATTTTAACCTGAGGCCATATAGCCAATAAATTACTGCGTCTCAAACTGAGCAAGCAATGCAGGAATTACTACCATATTGAGCATCGTTGCACTCAGCAATCCTCCCAGAATGACTTGTGCCATGGGAGACTGTATCTCATTACCCGGTTCACCGACTGCAATGGCCAGGGGAATCAAAGCAAGCCCGGCAGTTAATGCCGTCATCAAAATTGGATTGAGTCGCTCCATGGCTCCCTGCCGGATCGCCTGTATGAACTCTTTTCCTTCTTTTCTCAAGTACTGATAGTGGGAAACCATCAGGATACCGTTTCGTGTGGCAATGCCGAACAGGGTGATGAACCCAACCAATGATGCGATGGTCACAATCCCGCCCGTAAACAGAACCATATATATTCCGCCAATCAAAGCGAAAGGCAGGTTTACCATGACCACCAAAGCAGTTTTCAGCGATCCAAATTCAAGGAAGAGCAGAAGATAAATCCCGAGGATGGAAAAAATACTGAGCAGCAGGATAATATTCGTTGCCCTGGCTTCACTTTCAAACTGCCCCCCATACTCTACAAAGTAGCCCTGCTGCAGTGTGATGTTTTCTGAAACATTTGATCGAATTTCATCAACGGTTCCTCTCAGATCGCGTCCGGCAACGTTGGCTGAAACCGTGATCGCCCGCTGTACATTTTCACGGCTGATGGTGTTCGGTCCGCTTCGGGATTTAATAGTTGCAAGTTCAGCAAGGGGCACAATCGTTCCGTTTTCCAGGTTAAAGGTAGCGTTTTGAATCGCTTCGATACTGCCTCTGTGATTTTCATCAAACCGGACCAGCAGGTCAAACATTTGATCGCCTTCCTGAATCTGTGATACCACTTCTCCGGCAAATGCAACATCCACCAGTTCAGACAAGTCGCGGATGGACATTCCATGCCGGGCCAGTGAACGCCGGTTGGGCCTGATCTGTATCTGCGGAACATTTTGCTGCTGCTCAATAGAAAGGTCTACAATCCCGTCCACCGGTTCCATCTGCCCTCTAACCTCTTCAGCCATTGCTCTGAGCCTGAACAGGTCAGGTCCGAAAATTTTGACAGCAATGTTAGCCTGAGTGCCGGACAACATGTGATCAATACGGTGACTGATCGGCTGACCGATGGAGATGTTGGTTCCCGGTACAACAGTCAGATCTTCACGAAGATCGGCCAAAGCTTCCTCCTTTGTCATGCCTTCTGGCAGGTCCAGTCGTGCATCAATTTCGGAAGAATTGGGGCCCTGGGCGTGCTCATCCAGTTCGGCTCGACCGGTTCGTCGTGATGTGGAAGTTACAGCCGGGTGATCCAGCAGAATTCGCTCCACCTGGTTTCCGATCTCATTCGATTCATCCAGCGATGTTCCGGGAATGGTGACTGCGGTAACCACAAGCGTTCCTTCGTTGAACTCTGGTAAAAATGATCGGCCTAAAAAAGGGAGAACGATCAACGTTGTTAAGAAGAGCAATAACGCCCCGGCTAATACTGACTTTCTAAACCGCAGGACAAAATCCAGAACCTTTTCGTAACCGGCTTTCAGCTTTCCGGTAAACCAGCTTTCTTCCAGTTTTCCCTTTGCGGCCTGATTTGGCAGCAGGTAGTAGCAAAGGGCAGGGGTTACGGTCATAGCTATCAGCAGGGATGCTCCAATGGATACGATATACGCCAGACCCAGTGGCTGAAGCAGGCGACCTTCAATACCACTTAGAAAGAAAAGCGGAACAAATGCGATAATAATAATCAGTGTGGCATTAATTATGGATGTCCGAATCTCTTTTGAGCTTTCAAAGACCACATCAAAAGCCGATTGTTGCTGCGCTGCCGGAAGCTGATGGTTTTCCCGAAGTCGCCTGAACGCATTTTCCACATCAATAATGGCATCATCCACAATCACCCCGATGGCAATCGCCATGCCGCCAAGAGTCATGGTATTGATGGTGACATCAAAAAACTCGAGAACGAATACGGCAAATACCAGGGATAACGGGATGGCCGTGAGCGAAATCAGCGTGGTGCGATAGTTGGCCAGGAATAGAAATAGAATCACAATAACCAGGAAGGCACCGTCGCGGAGAGCTTCCACCACATTGTCGATCGCCAGGTCGATAAAATCAGCCTGCCTGAACAGCTTTGTATTTATGGTAAACCCATCAGGCAGCGTTTGCTCGATTTGAGCCATTGTCTCATCAATCCTCTGTGTCAGCTCCAGGGTATTGGCTCCCGGTTGTTTCTGGACAGAAATGATCGTGGCCGGTTCCGCATTGACTGACGCGTCCCCGATCTTTTGCGCTGCCGCTATTTCAACGGTTGCCACATCCCCGATGGTTATTGGGATATTGTTTCGCTCCGTGATGACGGCTTGTTCAAGGTCTTCTACCGCATACGCGCGGCCAATACCCCGAATGGTGAACTCCTGACTGTGTTGATTAAAAAAACCGCCTGAAAAGTTCTCATTTGAATATTCGGCTGCATCTAAAACCTGATTAAGAGTAACATTGTACTCTTTTAGGCGGTCGGGGTGAACACGCACCTGGTACTGTTTCTTCCCGCCTCCGATCGGTATCACCTGCGCCACACCCGGAATGGCCAGCAACCTGCGGCGGATCTCCCAGTCGGCGGCTGTTCGAACATCCAATTCGGAATGTTGGTCGCTGTTTACACTGACCAACATAATTTCACCCATAATGGATGATATCGGAGCCATAACCGGGGGTTCAACCTGTTCGGGTAAATTCCCTGCCGCCATTTTAAGTTTTTCGTTTACGATCTGCCGGGCCTGGAAAATGTCGGTTCCCCACTCAAACTCCACCCAAACAATCGAAATTCCCATAGACGTGGAAGAGCGTACCCTTCGAACACCGGTCGCTCCATTGACGGCGGTTTCCACGGGAAGGGTTATAAGCCGTTCCACCTCTTCGGATGCCATTCCGTGAGCTTCGGTCATTACGGTAACCGTTGGGGCGGTAAGATCGGGAAATACATCAACCGGCATTTTTTGAACGATGTATATCCCGGCTACTAATATGACAAGGGAACTGACCAACACCACAAGCCTGTGCCTGATCGAACCTCTGATTAATGAATCTAACATAGTTGTACAGGTTTAGGATTAATGGGAGTGTCCGTGTGCGGGAGCTTCTGAAGAAAGGGAGGCCATTTTAACACGGTAGGCGTTGACGGTAACAATCCGTTCACCTCCCTCAAGCCCGGAGACAATCTCCACTTGGCCGCGGTTTCGAATGCCGGTGACCACTTCCCGTTTTTCAAATGATTCGCCTGAACGGTGTATGAACACCGAGTAGGTTCCCTCTTCCTCGACCAGTGCCGATTCGGGAACGGACAGTACGTTCTCTTTTTGCTCGGTATCGATTTCTACAGTTGTGAAAAGTCCGGTTTGCAGAGTTTGATCGTCATTATTGATCTCGTAGATCAGCGAAACAGTGCGCGATTGCGGATCAACATTTGCTCCGCGGCTCACCAGCCTTCCCTCCACCTCATTCAGTGCAATTTGTCTGTCACTACCCTGTATCGAAAACACGGCCGACTCCGGATTGCCCAGGGAGTTTCTCAGATGAGCGGGAAGGTGAACATTCAATCGGATTTTTGACAAGTCGGCAATACGGAACAGTGGGTCACCGGCGCTAACCTGCATCCCCGGTGTGACGAACATCTCTGTGATGGTACCGGCTATCGGAGCTTTGAGCTCAAACCGGTACGATTCGGAATCATCACCGTACCCGTCGATCGCATCCTGTTCAATCTGCAGTGTTTCATGAATGGTTTGATAGCGAATCAGCGCCTGACGGTACTCCATCCGGGCCTGCTCCAGTTCCGCTTCGGGGATGGCCTCATTGGCAAACAGGCGCTCAGATCGCCGAAGGTTATTTTCCGCAAGTTCGAGCCGCGATTGTGCGTTGATAAACTGTTCTGCATAGTTTTCGCCGTCTTCAGACTGAATAGCCGGATTCAGTCTCAGCAGCGTATGTCCTTTTGAAACCTGCTGACCCGATACCGGTAAATCACGGTTCATACTGCTCAGAACAATTCCTGCAAAAGGTGCTGACACGATCGATTCTTTTTGAGTAACCGGGTGTGTTTCCCCGTGTGCTTCAATCGTTCGATAAAGTGTTTGTCTCCCGACAGGCTCAGTGCCAAACGGGATATTCCACTGCTGCTCTTTTAGAAAGGATATCAAATTGGGATCCTCGTCCTCGTGAGTTGCCGGAACCTCTTCTGCTGAGCTATAAACGGGAATGCCATTTACCTGAAGTGTATCATCTACCATTCCTTTGATGATAATGGCCAGATCATACCTTCCTGCGCGTTCAAAGATAACATCCGGGCCATAAATCCCCGGAACCTGAACTTCCGTTTCAGTAATGGAGCCTTCATTGCCCCGCTCTGAACTAAACACAAACTCCACTTCCGATTCGGAAACGGGTTTGAAATCCGAAAGGCGCGTAAGGTGCACCGCAAAGGTAGCTTCCTGACCAACAATCAGTTCCGGATATTCCATGAACAGCTCAGTTTTATCTGTCCACTGGGTAATCACCCCGGCCCCTTCCAGTTGGGATTCCTCATCGTGGCTATGGGCGTCATCTCCATCGTGGGAGTGGCCTTGTTGATCTTGTGCTTGTTGTGCAGGCTGCTCGTGGGTATGATCGCCCTCTTCTTCATGGCTATGGCCTTCCTGATCTGATCCGCCACCACACCCCACCAAAAGCAGGGATGAGCACAGAATGATATATGTTATAAGCTGTTTCATTGCGTCGAAATTTATTCGTGATTAGTTAGTTGGATGCCAGAGTATTAGTGATCGTGTTCTTCATCCCCGTGAGAATGCGTTGAGTCATCATCATGAGTATGCTCTTCCTCATGGCTGTGGTCGCTGTCTTCGTCATGGGAGTGATCTGATTCTACGTCAACAGAATCTGCACCACCTCCAATACGCACGGCATCACTATCACCTGTTGATGATTGTTGGGCGGGTTCTTCATGGGTGTGGTCGCCATCGGATCCGTGTGAATGATCTTCATTGTCTGAGGCGCATCCTGCTACTACTAATCCTGTGATAAGTGCTAAAAGTGTTATGAATTTTTTCATTGTTCTGAGTGGTTTTGAGTTGAAGATATTTTTCCTGAAGTGAGGGTATCTAGTGTAATAAGAGCTTGTTGGAAATCTGCGACTATACGATGCTGAAGGCTGAGCCCGTCAACAAATGCTTTGGTGGCATCCAAAAGTTCTACTAAAGAAAAACGTCCTTCCTGATATGCGGATCGCGACGTCTCCAGCATCTCCTGGGTTAGTGGATTTTGCTGCATCTCCTGCCACTGACCGTACAAATTCTGCACTCGGCGGTAGGCAACATCTACCTGATTGCGAATAGTTCGCCGTTGAATATGCACAGATGTTTCCATGCTCCGCTGATCGGCTTCCGCCATCCTGATGTTTCCGCTGTTTCGGTTGAAGATGGGAATCTGAATTCCCCCGCCAATGACAAATCCTTCCGAGCCGTCCGACTGATTTTTATAGCCGAAATTGACTTTTAAGTCAGGTAGGCGTTCTCGTTTTTCCACTCTGTATTTAAGTCCGAGAGCCTCCGTTTCCAGTTCCATGGCTTGTAAATCAGCTCTGTACTCAAGGGCATATTGCCGAAGTATCTCCGGATCTTCCAGAATCGGCTCCACCGGTAAATCGGGTTCAACCTGAAATTCAAAACCGGATTCTTCTGATGAAGTGATCATTGCAGCCAATTGTTTTTGAGACTGTATCATCTCCAGCTCTACTTCATTACGCTCGCGCAGATACCGGTTCTTTTCAATGGTAAAACGCTGTACCTGAAGTCCTGACTCGGTGCCTTCTGCCTGACGGTTTCTGGCCGATGCCAACACCTGATCAATAACTTCCAAGGCCTGGTCATACACCTCAAGCTTGTGCTGTAAATACCAGTATTCTACGTACAGGGATTTCACCTGTTCAATAAGAACAGACTGATCGTACTGGTAGGATAGAGTAGCAGCTTCACTGCTTTTATTGGCACTTCTGTTTCGAAGAAACGGCTGTCCCAGCAGTTCAATCGGCTGCGAAATCTGATAGGTGGTTTCGTCATAATCAAGCGTACCGGCGTTAAGCTGTTCCCTGAAGATGCTCACCTCGGGATTCATGTACGACTTGTACTGTTGAGCCGCTCCCTGTCTTCGGAGTTCTTCAAGTTTGGCCAGTTCCTGTTGAAGACTGTGCTGTTTGAAAAGCTCAACAGTTTCCTCAAGAGAGAGTATTTGAGATTGGGCGTGTACCTGTAACGGTATCCAAAGGAATACCAAAAACAAGATCCACCACTTGGATGATTTCATATGAAATATGTATTAATGGTTGTGAAATACGAATTGAGATAGCTGAGAAAAGATGCTATCTGCCTAAGGGATAGAATTATCCCAGGGGTGGGCCGCGAAGGGAGTAAGAAGAGAAAGGGTTGGACTGATATAGATCATCCGGCGGTGGCAAATCGAAAAAAAGTGGAAGTGGAGTTTGAGATACTGAATAGCTGCTTAATACTCCTTGAGAAGAAAACTGATCAGATTTTGTAGAAGCATTATTTGTGGTTTTCTGCGTGTGCGTTCCTGACAGATCAACAGTAGCGATTGGATGCTGGTGATCCTCTTCATCGTCAAATTCTTCGGTGTGATGATGGTTTTGATCATGGTCATCTGAATGGGAGTGCACAAACGTGTGGACATCGCCGTGTTCAAACAGATGATCAAAAATGGCATGGACATGTACGCCGCTTCCAAAAAATACACATACCATGCTGGCTACAATCAGTAGCCAAGCCGTCTGCTTAAACGCTATTTTTTGGTTTAAATTAATCACAGGATCAAAATAGGTGCTGGACGGCTAAAACCAAAAGCTTTTATATGCCTGATTTGATAAAGTAATTTTTGACAAGAATTATGCTAAAATGGGATGGAGTAAACTATTTCGATTACTACAGACAAATAACTAACACTTCATTATAAGCAAGAGTATAATCTGTCCAACATTTTTTTCATTTCCATACTTTTAAGTAAATCCGAACTATATTAGAAAGACAAGTCTCACTGCCTTTTCTTTTAGATTAAAAAATGGTTATTGAAGATAAATCGGAGAACCGATCTTTTTAAAAAAAGGACGAGTACATCCATTGAAATCGGCACCCTTTGACAGCTGAAAGTGACTTCGCTCTTTTTCGTAATCAGACGGCTATCGCTGTAAGGGAAGACCCCCCCTTCGAATCTTATGAATATTCTAATTTATCAAACATTTACGACTCTAAACTAATAATCCGTTCAAACATTACTTTTTCCAAATGGTGTCTCATTTGGAACTGAACTTATATGTTTAGTGCCGGAACCTTTAAAGATTTACACAGTTCAAAGATCGGTTAATTACAACCAAAGCAGCTCCAGTTTTAATAAATAGAGCTTTCATTACATCGGCTTCCCTAAACAAGATTCAGATAGATTACCTACCGAAAAAAGCTGTAACATCACAAAACTTTAATTTATACAACATTACATGTTACGTTTTTAACGCATGTGAAGTAGAGTTTTCTAATGTTATAAGTGGTGCAGGAATAACAAATCATTCCTGAAAAATGAAAGACGGTTTCTCATGGAATAAAAAATATCACCCATGAAAACCTGCAATTTATTCATTCGAAATTAAGAATCAATAGAGTATCCAGAGAGGTAAGCTCATGACCCCTATAAATAATTTATACAAAGTACTATCGGAGTTGGAAGCTGTAAATGCAGAAGAATGCCGTGATGTGATGTCGGATTACGACAGTTATGTAGATGACATTCAGAAAAAAATCTATATCCAAACTTTTATGATTCAGTACAATAATGCAAAAAAGTATTATCGAAAAGGAAATAAAACCGGTGAAAAAAGATCCCTGATTTTTGCCATAAATGTCATTCAATCGAATGATTCATTAACTATGGAACTGCGAAACAAAAATGTTCGAGACTATGTAACCGGAACACGCCTCACGCCAGGAAAAATTGCAAAGAGGCTGAATGAATTAGATGGTGTAAAATTAACTTAATAAAACGATAACCAGGGTATTTTCATTTATTCAAAACCGAGAAGGTGGCAGAATGAGAGAGCTGTCATCCTCTTGCTTAAAAAACTTTGTATATTGCATTTATATACAGACGAATTGAATAAATAGAAATATATATAAATTAACGCATAGGCAATAGATGTCAGGTTCAGCGAATAATGACGGTCAAAATAGAAATTTGGAGCTGTTAGATACGTCCGGTACAAGAAAACTGTATGTGAAATACATGGTTTGTTTGCGGGATAGAAGGATTCTGAAGTCTATATTAGATGATATAGGATTTAACTATGAAATCACCTTCCACGGAGCCATTCATTTTCTCGAAGAGTACACGGATGCTCAATATGATGAATTAAAAAAGAGTTTATCAGAGACAGGTATGATTTTACTTACTGAAAAAGAGAGCACGCTGATTGATCGAATTATACATACCATCGTCGAAGTCATTCATCATTCGGAAACGTTACCAAAACTGAGTTTTCATGATCTGGTCAATAAACATGTGATTTCGGGAGAAGATTCTGTCTTCAAAATTTTTTCGGACGTGAATGGAATGTCGGTAATTCA containing:
- a CDS encoding helix-turn-helix domain-containing protein; translation: MSGSANNDGQNRNLELLDTSGTRKLYVKYMVCLRDRRILKSILDDIGFNYEITFHGAIHFLEEYTDAQYDELKKSLSETGMILLTEKESTLIDRIIHTIVEVIHHSETLPKLSFHDLVNKHVISGEDSVFKIFSDVNGMSVIQFIVIQKIERAKELMLYEDMPIDDIAEVLNYKNKHYLIAQFKKTTGLTPRYFMRLKKERQNISKNYSHSPTSGVGGVSS
- a CDS encoding TolC family protein; amino-acid sequence: MKSSKWWILFLVFLWIPLQVHAQSQILSLEETVELFKQHSLQQELAKLEELRRQGAAQQYKSYMNPEVSIFREQLNAGTLDYDETTYQISQPIELLGQPFLRNRSANKSSEAATLSYQYDQSVLIEQVKSLYVEYWYLQHKLEVYDQALEVIDQVLASARNRQAEGTESGLQVQRFTIEKNRYLRERNEVELEMIQSQKQLAAMITSSEESGFEFQVEPDLPVEPILEDPEILRQYALEYRADLQAMELETEALGLKYRVEKRERLPDLKVNFGYKNQSDGSEGFVIGGGIQIPIFNRNSGNIRMAEADQRSMETSVHIQRRTIRNQVDVAYRRVQNLYGQWQEMQQNPLTQEMLETSRSAYQEGRFSLVELLDATKAFVDGLSLQHRIVADFQQALITLDTLTSGKISSTQNHSEQ